A window of the Sphaerobacter thermophilus DSM 20745 genome harbors these coding sequences:
- a CDS encoding multicopper oxidase family protein, producing MKLSRRGFLRLGMLGVASVALPIGRMIGPMNELAKAGAVTSPPVEPFQVPLPIPPVLKPVRTDASTDYYEMVQREATAEILPGYRTTIWGYEGIFPGPTIEARSGRQVVVSQRNELPVPVVTHLHGGVTPPESDGYPTDLILPASSSHDANHGTGHHHGGAVAHGTRDYVYPNQQRAAMLWYHDHRMDFTGPQVYRGLAGLYIIRDEIEDALPLPRDEREVPLVITDRTFTADGDLYYPSLDPTLQGQPGVVSSFANGVFGDTILVNGAPWPVLDVGTARYRLRLLNASNARPYLLALDPPPPNGPAFIQIGSDGGLLETPIPHDEILISPAERFDVIVDFGQYPVGTSVRLVNREGVGPTADVMRFDVARREEEYSEIPDRLAPEEPLPDPSEAVEVRRFQFIAGFFGWPSTVNFRIFDPNRIAARPRLDTTEIWELHADPEHPIHLHLVHFRVLSRNGGPPGPWDAGWKDTVFMRGGSAQIIARFSGYRGKYVFHCHNLEHEDMMMMENFEVV from the coding sequence ATGAAACTCTCGCGGAGAGGATTCCTCCGGCTGGGCATGTTGGGCGTCGCCTCGGTTGCACTCCCCATCGGCCGGATGATCGGCCCGATGAACGAACTGGCGAAGGCCGGCGCCGTCACCAGCCCCCCGGTCGAGCCGTTCCAGGTTCCCCTGCCCATCCCGCCGGTGCTGAAGCCGGTGCGCACTGACGCGTCGACGGACTACTACGAGATGGTCCAGCGGGAGGCCACGGCGGAGATCCTGCCCGGCTACCGGACGACCATCTGGGGCTACGAGGGGATCTTCCCCGGCCCCACCATCGAGGCACGGAGCGGGCGCCAGGTGGTCGTGAGCCAGCGGAACGAACTCCCGGTCCCGGTCGTCACCCACCTCCACGGGGGTGTCACCCCGCCGGAGAGCGACGGGTACCCGACCGACCTGATCCTGCCGGCTTCCAGTAGCCACGACGCTAACCACGGCACGGGGCACCATCACGGCGGCGCGGTCGCCCACGGGACAAGAGATTACGTCTACCCGAACCAGCAGCGGGCCGCGATGCTCTGGTACCACGACCACCGGATGGACTTCACCGGCCCGCAGGTCTACCGTGGTCTCGCCGGGTTGTACATCATCCGGGACGAGATCGAGGACGCCCTGCCACTGCCGCGCGACGAGCGTGAAGTTCCGCTGGTCATCACCGACCGCACCTTCACCGCGGACGGCGATCTCTACTATCCATCGCTCGACCCGACGCTCCAGGGCCAGCCGGGCGTCGTGTCGTCCTTCGCCAACGGCGTGTTCGGCGACACCATCCTGGTCAACGGCGCGCCCTGGCCGGTGCTCGACGTGGGCACCGCGCGCTACCGACTTCGGCTGCTCAACGCCTCCAACGCCCGTCCCTATCTCCTGGCGCTCGACCCACCGCCGCCGAACGGTCCGGCCTTCATCCAGATCGGCAGCGACGGCGGCCTGCTGGAGACACCCATCCCGCACGACGAGATCCTGATCTCCCCGGCCGAGCGCTTCGACGTCATCGTCGACTTCGGCCAGTATCCGGTCGGCACGAGCGTCCGCCTGGTGAACCGGGAGGGCGTCGGCCCCACCGCCGACGTGATGCGGTTCGACGTCGCGCGCCGCGAGGAGGAATACAGCGAGATCCCGGACCGGCTGGCGCCCGAAGAGCCGCTGCCGGACCCGAGCGAGGCGGTGGAGGTGCGCCGCTTCCAGTTCATCGCCGGCTTCTTCGGCTGGCCTTCGACGGTCAACTTTCGGATCTTCGACCCCAACCGGATCGCGGCGCGCCCGCGGCTGGACACAACCGAGATCTGGGAGCTCCACGCCGACCCGGAACACCCGATCCACCTGCACCTGGTGCACTTCCGCGTGCTGTCACGCAACGGCGGTCCGCCTGGCCCGTGGGACGCCGGCTGGAAGGACACCGTCTTCATGCGCGGCGGGTCGGCACAGATCATCGCCCGCTTCAGCGGATACCGCGGCAAGTACGTGTTCCACTGCCACAACCTGGAGCACGAGGACATGATGATGATGGAGAACTTCGAGGTTGTCTGA